In Streptomyces rapamycinicus NRRL 5491, the genomic stretch CGCTGAAGTCCGTCGACGACGAGATCGCGGCGGAGAAGGAGAAGAACAAGGGCCTGGTGGCCAAGGCCGTGGACGCGGTCAAGGCCGTGATCAACACCATCATGGAGCTGAAGCGGCTGCTGCTGTCGGTCCTGGCCAAGGCCGCGCAGGCGGTCATGCTGATCCTCAAGGACCCGATCGGCTTCCTGCGCAACCTGGTCTCGGCCGTCGGCGCCGGATTGCGGCAGTTCCTGCGGAACATCGGCCGGCATCTGCAGCAGGGCATCCTGTCCTGGCTGCTCGGCAAGACGGCCGAGGCGGGCATCGAAATGCCGGCGAAGTTCGATGTCCAGGGCGTGCTGAAGATGCTCGCCTCCCTGCTCGGGCTGACCTGGCAGTCGATCCGCGCCCGGATCGTCCGCAAGGTGCCGAAGATGGAACCGGCGATCTCGGCGGCCGAGACCGCGGTGCCACTGGTCGCGGAGGTCCGCAAACGGGGCGTCGCCGGGATGTGGGACGACCTCAAGACCCGCGTGGGCGACCTGCGCAAGGATCTGCTGGACAAGGTCATCGCCTATGTCACGCCGACGATCGTCGTCGCCGGGATCATGTGGGTGATCTCGCTGCTCAACCCGGCGTCGGCGTTCGTCCGGGCGGTGAAGCTGATCATCGACATCGTGCGCTTCATCGTCACCCAGGCGCGCCAGATCATCGAGTTCGTGAACGCCGTGCTGGACTCGGTCATCGCGATCGCGAGAGGCGGCAGCGGGGGCGTACCGGGCCTCATCGAGCAAGCCCTGGCCCGCTCCATCCCCGTACTCCTCGGCGCCCTGGCGGCGATCCTGGGCGTCGGCGGCATCGCCTCCCGGGTCAAGGGCATCGTCCAGGCGATGTCCAAGCCGGTGAACCGGGCGGTGGACTGGGTGATCGACAAGATCGTGGGGCTGGTGAAGAAGCTCTGGTCCAAGCTCAAGCCGAAGTTCGAGAAGAAGAAGCCCAAGCCGAGGCCGAAGCGCCGCCCGGACCGGAAGCGCCCGGCCCGCCCGCGCCGCCGAAAGCGTCCGGACCAGCGCCGCCGCCCCGACCGGCGCAGGCCCAAACGCGGTCGCGACCCGAAGAAGAAGCGGCCTGACAAACGGCCGGACAAACAGCCGGACAAGCGGACCGAGGCGGACAAGAAGCGCGCCCTCTACGCCGCCGTGCGCGACGCGACGAACTTGCTCAACGAGGAAGCGGCCACGGTCAAAACGGTGCGGCGCGGCCTCGGCCCGATCAAGCGGCGGCACGGCCTCACCCGGATCCAGCTCAAGAAGATCGCGGAGGGCAAGTACCGCATCAGAGTGACCATCAACCCGAGCGAAGACACACCGGTGGAGACCCTGTCGGAGAACGAGTTCCCGTACAAGATCGCCAGAGCGCAGGGCCGCATGGACGTCAGCAGATACGGACCGACGGTCGCGCAGTTGCACGAGGTCAGGCCCGCCGGGCAGAGCAACGACCCGTTCATCGGCTTCGTCGTCAACATGGCGGCCCTCCCCTCCGAGATCGAGGGCAACCCCGCGGTGGCCTCCCGGTATCTGAGTACGGCGTGGGACGTTCCCGGGGGCGGGTCCGAGGACATGGCCGCGGCCAGGACCGCCGTCGTCATCGGCGTCAACGCCCTGGAGGGCCTCAACCCCGAGAAGAACAAGGGCGAGTTGGGCGCGGCCATCGGCATGGTCAAGCCGCCGAGCAAGCTCGTCGCGGCCGTCTTCGGCTTCGTCTGGACGCCCCGGTGGGTCCATGTCAAGGACGGGAAGGAGCAGGGCAACGCCCCCCTGGCCGAGGTGCGCGCGAAGTACCGGGACCTCAAAACGGACGGCAAGCGGGCGCTCGCGGAGAAGAACGAATCCGGCCTGCGCGACAAGAAGGCCCTTCCCTACGGTGTCTTCCGCCAGCAGGTGCTCGCCTCCTCGTACACCAAGAAGGCGGTGGACATCCTCAGCAAGGCCAACAAGCAGGTCCACATCGTCAGCCAGGACGCCGATACCAGTGTCTCGACCACCAAGGGGATGGGCGTCCTGGCCGCCTACACCAAGGTGCTGGGCGAGATGCGGGAGCACCCGCTGCTCACCATCGGGGGCTACACCTTCGAGAACTTCGACTGGAAGAAGGACGCCGACCCGCGCACCGTCCAGCTGACGACGCTCTCCAACCAGGTGGACCGGGCGATCCGGGATGCCATCGACAAGCGGTACACGCAGATGCTCTACCCGACCGAGCCGAACATGCTCATCAAGGCGTGGGACAAGGAAGGCTCCCCGGGCGTCTTCCAGGATCCCCGGATCCAGGGTCTGCTCGAGGCCCAGGGCGAGCTGTACCCCATCGGCGGTGCCGAGGGCCGGAAACTCAAGATCAAATTGATGGAGCTGTTCGGCGACGGCTTCTCCATCGTCTACGCGCCCCTGGCCGGCACCACCACGAGCCCGGCCCCGGACGACGACAAGCGCGGTCTCTCCGTGACCCCGCGGAAGGTCGTCGGCGCCGAGCGCGGCGAAGGTCTCGATCCGAGGCTGGGCGCGGAGGAGATCGCCCGCCGCAGCCACCGGGCCAACGCGCTGGTGCTCCAGTCGCAGTCCATGGCCAGCGCCACACGGCTCGCCCAGGAGTTCACCCTGTCCAGCCCGAAGCCGGAGGGCATGAGCAAGAAGGCGTGGGCGAGGCTACAGGCCCAGCTCCAGGACGTCGTCTTCGTCCATGTCGAAGAGGTCGTCAAGCTGATGGCCGACGACCCCCGGCGGACCGTGCACAGCGTGGTGATCAGAGCGCGTGCCAAGAAGCTCAGAGAGGACGCCAAGCGTCTGGCCCAGACCCTGGCGGAGGCGGGCACACCGCAGGCCGGGCAGGTGGTCGAGCAGGCGCAGAAGGTGACCCGCCGGATCATCACCGCGCTGACCGCCGACGCGCTGAAGAACGTCTGGGGCGAGCTCTCCCCGCTGCTGAGGAGCATCATGGAGGCCGGACGGACCGGAGAGGGGCCGGAGTGACCGAGGACGCGCCGCGGCGCCCGCGCGCCGAGTCGTCACGCGACGACTACGCGTCGATGGCGAGCCTGGCCAGGGCCCTCTACACCCGGGGGCTCGGGCCCCGCGAGGTGGTACGGGAGTGCTACGGCGTCGGCTTCCCCGAGGAGTTCTTCGTGCTCGCCGACGCGGGCCCCCACTCCCTGGACCTCATGGTGGACTTCCCCCTGCTGCCCTGGCGGCTGGCCGTACCCCCCGAGCGCGGTGGCCTGCCGGAGCGGCCCGATCCGATGGCGGACATCACGCGCAGGGTCTTCGCCCGCGACCCGGACCTGGTCCCCCTGTTCCTCGGCGTCAACGTCAACCTCGAGCACGGCGGCCGGGTGCACTGCTACCGCCTCGCCGAGCTCGGGGCGGGCCGGACGACCGTATTCGGGATCTGGAAGGACGTCGATCCGCACAACGAGGTCGAACGCTGCGGCGACTCCCTGCTCGCCGTCCTGCTCGCGGGCCGTCGGCGGGGCGGGCGGGCCCTCCCCACCCGCGTTGTCGCGCAGCCATGCGAAGGAGGTGGCGTACCGCTGGGCGTCTGCGGCGTCGAAGCGGAAGGCCCGGCCGGTGCCGAGCGACGCGACGGTCAGGGCGTCGGTGTAGAACCCGAGCCGCCGGTCGCGGGTGCGGGCCCGGTCGGCTCGGGCGAGGTCGCCGAGGGTCATCAGGAGCCGGGTGCCGGGGTTGTGGCGGTGGTCCTCGGAGTCATCGCACTTGACGACGAATTGGTATCCCTCCTGGATCCTGGAGGGCACGCATCCCGGCGAGGGGCAGGGTTCCTCGGTGGCGTACGGCGTCACCGGTTCGACGGGGAGCTCGCGGTAGCGCACATAGAGCCCGTAGCGGCGCCCGCCCTCGTCGCCGTCGTTGTCGCAGTCCTCCCCGCAATCCACGCCCAGCGCGTTGATGCGGCGTTCCCGTACCAGTGCGGTGACGTCGACCCGCTCGGTGCAGGGCACGACGATGTCGTTCCCGGCGCGGTCGAGCGCGTGACCGGGGTGGACCGCCACGGTTCCGCCGCCGCACGGATCGCAGGTGACGCCGAGGCCGCAGATGACTCCCGGCCCGTACAGGGACCGGTTGTGCAGTCTGGCCTTCGCCGTCGTGTACTCGACCAGCAGGCTGAGGTCGTCCTCGGTCAGCAGTTGCCCTGCGAAGAAGCGAGGACGTACGAAGGCGGAGGTCCGGGTGGCGTCGCCACCGCAGCCGCATCCGCAGTCTGTTCGCATGATCAGCGCTCCTTCACGAAGAACCAGCTCTCGAAGACGTCCCCGCCCGCGCCGGTGCCGGACGTCCAGGGCCCGATGCCCGAGGGCGGGAGGTCGCAGCAGTCGTCACCGCCGTGCTCGGCCGTCAGCGTCGAGCCGGTGCGGATGAGCGGGACGCGCCCGCCCACATGGGTGCCGTCCACCGGGCGGCAGCAGCGGTCGAGGAGGAACGCGGCGCGCACGGTGATCAGTACGCGGTCGCCGTCCTGCAGCGTCTCGCGCGTGGTCTGGCGGTAGCGGAACTCCTGGGTGAACTCGTCGCACTCGTCGGACTCGTCGGATTCCAGGTCCGGTTCGGCGAAGCTGCCGCCCATGTACCAGGTGGAGGCGTTGCGGCCGCTGCCGCCCTCGATCACCTGGAGCTCCACCACACCGGGCCGCAGCGTGTCGGACCGCACGTCGGCGGAGAACCGCACCACGAGCCCGCCGTCCTGGTCCAGGGTGCCGAGGAGGTCCTTGGCCTCGTCGATGGTGTAGGTGTGGCCGTGGATCCAGTTGATGCCGGTGATCACCGTGGGCAGATGGCGGCCGAACGGGCGGCGTACGTTCATGTGGACGTGGTTCCGGCGCACCGGCTCGTACCAGTCCACGCAGTCGATCCTGGCCAGCCACAGCACCGTGTGCTCGCACGGCTCGCAGCAGGTGTCACAGCGCTCGTCCACCGGCGGTTCGCAGCCGGTGACCCGCACCGTGCAGCACTCCTCGGTCCAGCCGAACTCGCAGTCGCCAGTGTCCGCGCAGCCGTCGTTGTAGACGGCGCGGGTGGGTTCGACGGGCCGCTCGGCGTACTCGACGCCGATCCAGACGGTGTCGGTGTCCCGCTCGTGCGGCGGCAGCGCCTTCCACAGGTCGATCTCGCAGAGAGCCGGGTGACGGCCAGCACGCCCTCGACCGCCAGGAGCCGCCGGACCAGTGCCGTGTGGCGCAGCGCGCCGCCGAAGGGCCAGCCCGCGCCGTCCTCCCCGCCGCGCAGCGGATCCAGATAGGTGCGCACCGCGTCCCCGGCCCCGGCCAGGACGGCGGCCCGGTCGAGGTC encodes the following:
- a CDS encoding MCP1 family protein produces the protein MSGGRGPAAPPPSSTRLRPAGQDTVGNGAVAAARRTETASRQRPPTAEPARAPTPDTARADTAEAARADTAEAASPAAPEVKARPGPAADPKFATLKKDVRRKKRSVATSHPPPKAEAGAAQDAARPPKDDEEAQGKTANAEKMNEAKPKDFDKDAFIRAVEKAIAEKAPKNLDEADKFADSGKADEVRQEVRGKVGEGRADSAEQIATTTAAPPDTSAAVPKKVVPLTPDRPPGTPGTPNPANAVPDKLPPSATDLSSGPAKVNQRMRTAQVTEAQLKKSNEPSFTKALGEKKAAEQHSEAAPGRMRGHEKKELNAATAQARRLGAVAMGAMDAQRVRTGQHVGAGKSGAKGRDEEKRAQVTAVLQGVFDTMKKDVETILNGLDKLVDDQFGRGEKAARDAFTAEHQRKMDEYKDRRYSGVTGKLRWVRDKFAGLPAEADKIFEEARDNYVRRMRQVISDVADTIGTELNRAKRRIAQGRGEVRDAVRKLPADLRSIGQQAAAEFADKFDQLTQSVNDKGTQLVDTLATKYTDALKSVDDEIAAEKEKNKGLVAKAVDAVKAVINTIMELKRLLLSVLAKAAQAVMLILKDPIGFLRNLVSAVGAGLRQFLRNIGRHLQQGILSWLLGKTAEAGIEMPAKFDVQGVLKMLASLLGLTWQSIRARIVRKVPKMEPAISAAETAVPLVAEVRKRGVAGMWDDLKTRVGDLRKDLLDKVIAYVTPTIVVAGIMWVISLLNPASAFVRAVKLIIDIVRFIVTQARQIIEFVNAVLDSVIAIARGGSGGVPGLIEQALARSIPVLLGALAAILGVGGIASRVKGIVQAMSKPVNRAVDWVIDKIVGLVKKLWSKLKPKFEKKKPKPRPKRRPDRKRPARPRRRKRPDQRRRPDRRRPKRGRDPKKKRPDKRPDKQPDKRTEADKKRALYAAVRDATNLLNEEAATVKTVRRGLGPIKRRHGLTRIQLKKIAEGKYRIRVTINPSEDTPVETLSENEFPYKIARAQGRMDVSRYGPTVAQLHEVRPAGQSNDPFIGFVVNMAALPSEIEGNPAVASRYLSTAWDVPGGGSEDMAAARTAVVIGVNALEGLNPEKNKGELGAAIGMVKPPSKLVAAVFGFVWTPRWVHVKDGKEQGNAPLAEVRAKYRDLKTDGKRALAEKNESGLRDKKALPYGVFRQQVLASSYTKKAVDILSKANKQVHIVSQDADTSVSTTKGMGVLAAYTKVLGEMREHPLLTIGGYTFENFDWKKDADPRTVQLTTLSNQVDRAIRDAIDKRYTQMLYPTEPNMLIKAWDKEGSPGVFQDPRIQGLLEAQGELYPIGGAEGRKLKIKLMELFGDGFSIVYAPLAGTTTSPAPDDDKRGLSVTPRKVVGAERGEGLDPRLGAEEIARRSHRANALVLQSQSMASATRLAQEFTLSSPKPEGMSKKAWARLQAQLQDVVFVHVEEVVKLMADDPRRTVHSVVIRARAKKLREDAKRLAQTLAEAGTPQAGQVVEQAQKVTRRIITALTADALKNVWGELSPLLRSIMEAGRTGEGPE